One genomic segment of Roseofilum reptotaenium CS-1145 includes these proteins:
- the dpgA gene encoding 3,5-dihydroxyphenylacetyl-CoA synthase DpgA, producing the protein MQSAVIPSRSPRLIAIGTATPPQKYTQTEILKIFNITNPKTRKIFSNSHIKSRHLCLPKPNPEGQRLQESQGDLLEKHKQIALEIGQSAIKKALEKAGLNPEDIDYISVVSTTGLLCPSLSALYIKEMGMRRNVQRIDIVGMGCNAGLNGLQPVVNFCALNPEAIGLLLCVEVCSAMYAIDDTLNAAVVNSLFGDGAGAAIVSGRAFLELSTGPKILGFSSHLITEAIDAIRLDWQATHYALYLDRQIPYLLGRNVKIPVDRLLDRFDRKRRDIQHWVIHSGGRKVIDSIKYALNITEHDVRHTTHILENYGNLSSASFLFSHERLLQEGVARKGESVIMMTMGPGSTIECCLGEF; encoded by the coding sequence ATGCAATCTGCCGTAATTCCTTCCAGATCCCCCAGACTTATTGCGATCGGGACTGCAACTCCTCCACAAAAATACACCCAGACTGAGATCTTAAAAATTTTCAACATCACTAATCCAAAAACTCGCAAAATTTTCAGTAATTCTCATATTAAATCCCGTCACCTTTGTTTACCCAAACCCAACCCAGAGGGTCAGAGGCTGCAAGAAAGCCAAGGTGATTTATTAGAGAAACACAAACAGATTGCGCTCGAGATCGGACAGTCAGCTATCAAAAAAGCCTTAGAAAAAGCGGGACTCAATCCTGAAGATATTGACTATATTAGTGTCGTATCAACTACAGGTTTGCTCTGTCCAAGCCTGAGCGCACTTTACATTAAAGAGATGGGGATGCGTCGGAATGTTCAACGGATTGATATTGTTGGCATGGGTTGCAACGCAGGATTAAATGGTCTTCAACCAGTCGTCAATTTTTGTGCCCTCAATCCAGAGGCAATCGGTCTCCTCCTTTGTGTTGAAGTGTGTTCTGCTATGTATGCAATCGATGATACATTAAATGCAGCAGTGGTCAATTCGTTATTTGGAGATGGTGCAGGTGCGGCGATCGTTTCTGGCCGAGCTTTTCTGGAGTTATCCACTGGGCCCAAAATTCTCGGCTTCAGTTCTCACCTGATTACTGAGGCGATCGATGCAATACGGCTTGATTGGCAAGCAACTCACTATGCCTTATATTTGGATCGACAAATTCCTTATCTTTTGGGACGCAATGTTAAAATCCCCGTAGATCGCTTGCTCGATCGCTTCGATCGCAAACGTCGAGATATTCAGCATTGGGTGATTCATTCCGGGGGTCGCAAGGTGATCGATTCGATCAAATATGCTTTAAATATTACCGAGCATGATGTGCGCCATACCACCCATATCCTGGAAAATTATGGTAATTTATCGTCAGCTTCTTTTCTCTTCTCTCACGAACGACTATTGCAGGAAGGAGTTGCTCGAAAGGGAGAGTCTGTCATCATGATGACGATGGGACCGGGTTCGACCATTGAATGCTGCTTGGGGGAATTCTAA
- a CDS encoding enoyl-CoA hydratase/isomerase family protein, producing MTQYTTLKLTKLETIAHINLQWSDPSQLNAVCLSELIVLMNDLEDDETCQLIIFWGLNTQQSQIAIPPAFDDCSKWEKVLRRLEGFAGASIAAIDGYCTRFYFQLALACDYRVSTARSLFQMPEVKEGYLPGMGVFRLAKYTGIGVARRLLFTGAQFSVEEAIALGIVDLACETTALEQTIEEVQQALMPIHPQVLQNTRRLLNESFATSYEDAIGHYLAVQDLCLSQLSDRT from the coding sequence ATGACACAATACACCACATTAAAACTCACTAAACTGGAAACGATCGCCCATATAAACTTGCAATGGTCAGATCCAAGTCAATTGAATGCAGTCTGCTTGTCAGAATTGATCGTATTAATGAACGATCTCGAAGATGACGAGACTTGTCAACTCATCATATTTTGGGGATTGAATACTCAGCAATCTCAGATCGCAATACCACCTGCATTTGACGATTGTAGCAAATGGGAAAAAGTTCTCCGGCGACTAGAAGGATTTGCGGGGGCATCCATCGCGGCGATCGATGGCTATTGTACCCGGTTTTACTTTCAACTTGCTCTTGCTTGCGATTATCGAGTCTCGACGGCGCGATCGCTCTTTCAAATGCCAGAAGTTAAAGAAGGGTATTTACCGGGAATGGGAGTGTTCCGATTGGCAAAATATACTGGAATTGGCGTTGCTCGTCGCTTGTTGTTTACTGGCGCTCAATTTTCTGTTGAAGAGGCGATCGCACTGGGAATTGTCGATCTCGCCTGTGAAACGACTGCATTGGAACAGACCATTGAAGAGGTTCAGCAGGCGTTGATGCCCATTCACCCTCAAGTATTACAAAATACCCGTAGACTCCTCAATGAATCTTTTGCCACGTCTTATGAAGATGCGATCGGACATTATTTAGCTGTACAGGATCTATGCCTGTCTCAATTGTCAGACAGAACATAA